The following coding sequences are from one Sesamum indicum cultivar Zhongzhi No. 13 linkage group LG11, S_indicum_v1.0, whole genome shotgun sequence window:
- the LOC105174593 gene encoding transcription factor bHLH140 isoform X1 has product MMESMEIDREKAPFTGEENKETKPIVVVLVGLPGSGKSTFSDEVMRISSRPWARVCQDTINNGKSGTKIQCLSVAATALKDGKSVFIDRCNIDREQRADFLKLGGQQTEKHAVVLDHPAKLCISRSVKRTGHEGNLQGGKAAAVVNQMVPKKELPKLSEGFDRITFCHDERDVKEAVNVYGSLSPLDSLPSGCFGQKKSDAKIQLGIMKFLKKVDPSGNAGSDPTVRQKCSPNKLSVGEDTVLQRSKMDSAALEKVGKSNELDITSTSGANSANSIPTLAFPSISTADFQFNLEKASDIIVEKVEEFIGRIGKARLVLVDLSQGSKILSLVKTKAAQKNIDSNKFFTFVGDITRLHSQRGLHCNVIANAANWRLKPGGGGVNAAIFKAAGSALEIATKEKAVSLSPGKSVVVPLPSSSPLFAREGVTHVIHVLGPNMNPMRPDCLKDDYVQGCKILREAYSSLFEGFVSIVRSHGVASIHNSGRPLESGGFQEVIPTNDDQKAKREADYESERSKKYKGLRLDLKSGASSLMDEEKIQDKSVNMTKSWASWAQALHDVAMHPNKHKNVILEISDDVLVMNDAYPKAQRHLLVLARVDGLDSIADICREHVPLLKTMHAVGLKWAVKFLNENKSLSFRLGYHSVPSMRQLHLHVISQDFDSIHLKNKKHWNSFTTPFFLDSVVVIKELEDVGRVTLKDDKCLAMELRCHRCRSAHPNIPRLKSHISSCQAPFSADLLQNGRLVSSTGCFCYQTIA; this is encoded by the exons ATGATGGAGTCGATGGAAATTGATCGAGAAAAAGCACCGTTTACAG GGGAAGAAAATAAGGAAACCAAGCCAATCGTAGTAGTATTGGTGGGCCTGCCTGGAAGTGGGAAATCTACTTTTAGTGATGAAGTCATGAGAATTTCTTCCCGTCCCTGGGCTCGTGTTTGCCAG GATACTATTAATAATGGTAAGTCTGGGACAAAAATTCAGTGTCTGTCAGTTGCAGCTACTGCTTTAAAGGATGGTAAGAGTGTGTTTATAGATAGATGCAACATTGATAGAGAACAGCGGGCGGACTTTCTGAAGCTTGGTGGCCAACAGACGGAGAAACATGCTGTCGTGCTTGATCATCCAGCCAAGCTTTGTATTTCTCGTTCTGTGAAGCGTACCGGACATGAAGGCAACTTACAAGGTGGGAAAGCTGCTGCTGTTGTGAATCAAATGGTGCCAAAGAAAGAACTTCCTAAACTGAGTGAAGGGTTTGACCGAATTACATTTTGTCACGATGAAAGGGATGTCAAAGAAGCTGTCAATGTGTATGGTTCACTCAGTCCATTAGATTCTCTTCCTTCTGGCTGTTTTGGACAGAAGAAGTCAGATGCCAAGATTCAACTAGGGATAatgaaatttcttaaaaaagtaGATCCTTCTGGTAATGCTGGATCTGATCCAACTGTCCGTCAGAAGTGTAGCCCGAACAAACTATCTGTGGGAGAGGATACTGTCCTGCAGAGAAGCAAAATGGATTCTGCTGCTCTCGAGAAGGTGGGAAAAAGTAATGAATTGGACATTACCTCTACTTCTGGTGCCAATTCTGCCAACAGTATTCCCACTTTGGCATTTCCATCTATTTCTACTGCAGACTTTCAATTCAATCTTGAGAAGGCATCTGACATTATTGTTGAGAAAGTTGAGGAATTTATCGGTAGGATTGGGAAGGCTAGACTTGTTTTAGTAGATCTGTCGCAGGGATCAAAAATATTGTCCCTGGTTAAGACTAAAGCTGCACAAAAGAACATTGACTCCAATAAGTTCTTTACATTTGTTGGAGATATAACTCGACTACATTCTCAGAGAGGCTTACACTGTAATGTTATTGCTAATGCTGCCAACTG GCGTTTAAAACCAGGAGGTGGGGGGGTAAATGCTGCTATCTTCAAAGCTGCAGGTTCTGCACTAGAAATTGCAACCAAAGAAAAGGCTGTGTCCCTTAGTCCTGGAAAATCAGTTGTTGTGCCACTTCCTTCATCTTCTCCATTGTTTGCTAGGGAAGGTGTAACCCATGTCATTCATGTTCTTGGACCAAATATGAACCCCATGAGACCTGATTGTCTTAAAGATGACTATGTTCAGGGATGCAAGATACTTCGTGAAGCTTATTCATCTCTCTTTGAAGggtttgtttctatagttaGGTCCCATGGAGTAGCCTCTATACACAACAGTGGAAGACCATTAGAATCTGGAGGATTCCAAGAGGTAATCCCTACTAATGATGATCAGAAGGCCAAAAGGGAAGCTGATTATGAATCTGAAAGGAGCAAAAAGTATAAGGGACTCCGACTGGACCTTAAATCTGGTGCCAGCAGCTTGATGGATGAGGAAAAAATCCAGGATAAAAGCGTGAACATGACCAAGTCCTGGGCGTCATGGGCACAAGCCCTTCATGATGTTGCTATGCATCCCAACAAGCACAAGAATGTTATTCTTGAGATATCAGATGATGTTTTAGTGATGAATGATGCTTATCCAAAG GCTCAGCGGCACCTCTTAGTATTAGCGCGGGTTGATGGTCTCGACAGCATTGCTGATATATGTAGAGAGCACGTCCCATTGTTGAAGACAATGCATGCTGTTGGCTTGAAATGGGCAGTAAAGTTCCtcaatgaaaataaatctttgTCATTTCGCCTTGGATACCACTCG GTCCCTTCAATGCGTCAATTGCACCTTCATGTAATTAGCCAGGATTTCGACTCCATCCATCTGAAGAACAAGAAGCATTGGAACTCATTCACCACTCCATTCTTCCTTGATTCAGTAGTTGTGATAAAGGAACTCGAAGATGTTGGACGTGTTACATTGAAAGACGACAAGTGCCTGGCAATGGAGCTGCGGTGCCACCGGTGTCGAAGTGCACATCCAAATATACCTCGCCTCAAATCACATATTAGCTCTTGTCAAGCCCCATTTTCTGCTGATCTACTCCAAAATGGCCGGCTTGTCTCTTCCACAG GCTGCTTTTGTTATCAAACCATCGCCTAA
- the LOC105174593 gene encoding transcription factor bHLH140 isoform X3: MMESMEIDREKAPFTGEENKETKPIVVVLVGLPGSGKSTFSDEVMRISSRPWARVCQDTINNGKSGTKIQCLSVAATALKDGKSVFIDRCNIDREQRADFLKLGGQQTEKHAVVLDHPAKLCISRSVKRTGHEGNLQGGKAAAVVNQMVPKKELPKLSEGFDRITFCHDERDVKEAVNVYGSLSPLDSLPSGCFGQKKSDAKIQLGIMKFLKKVDPSGNAGSDPTVRQKCSPNKLSVGEDTVLQRSKMDSAALEKVGKSNELDITSTSGANSANSIPTLAFPSISTADFQFNLEKASDIIVEKVEEFIGRIGKARLVLVDLSQGSKILSLVKTKAAQKNIDSNKFFTFVGDITRLHSQRGLHCNVIANAANWRLKPGGGGVNAAIFKAAGSALEIATKEKAVSLSPGKSVVVPLPSSSPLFAREGVTHVIHVLGPNMNPMRPDCLKDDYVQGCKILREAYSSLFEGFVSIVRSHGVASIHNSGRPLESGGFQEVIPTNDDQKAKREADYESERSKKYKGLRLDLKSGASSLMDEEKIQDKSVNMTKSWASWAQALHDVAMHPNKHKNVILEISDDVLVMNDAYPKAQRHLLVLARVDGLDSIADICREHVPLLKTMHAVGLKWAVKFLNENKSLSFRLGYHSVPSMRQLHLHVISQDFDSIHLKNKKHWNSFTTPFFLDSVVVIKELEDVGRVTLKDDKCLAMELRCHRCRSAHPNIPRLKSHISSCQAPFSADLLQNGRLVSSTDFL; encoded by the exons ATGATGGAGTCGATGGAAATTGATCGAGAAAAAGCACCGTTTACAG GGGAAGAAAATAAGGAAACCAAGCCAATCGTAGTAGTATTGGTGGGCCTGCCTGGAAGTGGGAAATCTACTTTTAGTGATGAAGTCATGAGAATTTCTTCCCGTCCCTGGGCTCGTGTTTGCCAG GATACTATTAATAATGGTAAGTCTGGGACAAAAATTCAGTGTCTGTCAGTTGCAGCTACTGCTTTAAAGGATGGTAAGAGTGTGTTTATAGATAGATGCAACATTGATAGAGAACAGCGGGCGGACTTTCTGAAGCTTGGTGGCCAACAGACGGAGAAACATGCTGTCGTGCTTGATCATCCAGCCAAGCTTTGTATTTCTCGTTCTGTGAAGCGTACCGGACATGAAGGCAACTTACAAGGTGGGAAAGCTGCTGCTGTTGTGAATCAAATGGTGCCAAAGAAAGAACTTCCTAAACTGAGTGAAGGGTTTGACCGAATTACATTTTGTCACGATGAAAGGGATGTCAAAGAAGCTGTCAATGTGTATGGTTCACTCAGTCCATTAGATTCTCTTCCTTCTGGCTGTTTTGGACAGAAGAAGTCAGATGCCAAGATTCAACTAGGGATAatgaaatttcttaaaaaagtaGATCCTTCTGGTAATGCTGGATCTGATCCAACTGTCCGTCAGAAGTGTAGCCCGAACAAACTATCTGTGGGAGAGGATACTGTCCTGCAGAGAAGCAAAATGGATTCTGCTGCTCTCGAGAAGGTGGGAAAAAGTAATGAATTGGACATTACCTCTACTTCTGGTGCCAATTCTGCCAACAGTATTCCCACTTTGGCATTTCCATCTATTTCTACTGCAGACTTTCAATTCAATCTTGAGAAGGCATCTGACATTATTGTTGAGAAAGTTGAGGAATTTATCGGTAGGATTGGGAAGGCTAGACTTGTTTTAGTAGATCTGTCGCAGGGATCAAAAATATTGTCCCTGGTTAAGACTAAAGCTGCACAAAAGAACATTGACTCCAATAAGTTCTTTACATTTGTTGGAGATATAACTCGACTACATTCTCAGAGAGGCTTACACTGTAATGTTATTGCTAATGCTGCCAACTG GCGTTTAAAACCAGGAGGTGGGGGGGTAAATGCTGCTATCTTCAAAGCTGCAGGTTCTGCACTAGAAATTGCAACCAAAGAAAAGGCTGTGTCCCTTAGTCCTGGAAAATCAGTTGTTGTGCCACTTCCTTCATCTTCTCCATTGTTTGCTAGGGAAGGTGTAACCCATGTCATTCATGTTCTTGGACCAAATATGAACCCCATGAGACCTGATTGTCTTAAAGATGACTATGTTCAGGGATGCAAGATACTTCGTGAAGCTTATTCATCTCTCTTTGAAGggtttgtttctatagttaGGTCCCATGGAGTAGCCTCTATACACAACAGTGGAAGACCATTAGAATCTGGAGGATTCCAAGAGGTAATCCCTACTAATGATGATCAGAAGGCCAAAAGGGAAGCTGATTATGAATCTGAAAGGAGCAAAAAGTATAAGGGACTCCGACTGGACCTTAAATCTGGTGCCAGCAGCTTGATGGATGAGGAAAAAATCCAGGATAAAAGCGTGAACATGACCAAGTCCTGGGCGTCATGGGCACAAGCCCTTCATGATGTTGCTATGCATCCCAACAAGCACAAGAATGTTATTCTTGAGATATCAGATGATGTTTTAGTGATGAATGATGCTTATCCAAAG GCTCAGCGGCACCTCTTAGTATTAGCGCGGGTTGATGGTCTCGACAGCATTGCTGATATATGTAGAGAGCACGTCCCATTGTTGAAGACAATGCATGCTGTTGGCTTGAAATGGGCAGTAAAGTTCCtcaatgaaaataaatctttgTCATTTCGCCTTGGATACCACTCG GTCCCTTCAATGCGTCAATTGCACCTTCATGTAATTAGCCAGGATTTCGACTCCATCCATCTGAAGAACAAGAAGCATTGGAACTCATTCACCACTCCATTCTTCCTTGATTCAGTAGTTGTGATAAAGGAACTCGAAGATGTTGGACGTGTTACATTGAAAGACGACAAGTGCCTGGCAATGGAGCTGCGGTGCCACCGGTGTCGAAGTGCACATCCAAATATACCTCGCCTCAAATCACATATTAGCTCTTGTCAAGCCCCATTTTCTGCTGATCTACTCCAAAATGGCCGGCTTGTCTCTTCCACAG ACTTCTTGTGA
- the LOC105174593 gene encoding transcription factor bHLH140 isoform X4, which translates to MMESMEIDREKAPFTGEENKETKPIVVVLVGLPGSGKSTFSDEVMRISSRPWARVCQDTINNGKSGTKIQCLSVAATALKDGKSVFIDRCNIDREQRADFLKLGGQQTEKHAVVLDHPAKLCISRSVKRTGHEGNLQGGKAAAVVNQMVPKKELPKLSEGFDRITFCHDERDVKEAVNVYGSLSPLDSLPSGCFGQKKSDAKIQLGIMKFLKKVDPSGNAGSDPTVRQKCSPNKLSVGEDTVLQRSKMDSAALEKVGKSNELDITSTSGANSANSIPTLAFPSISTADFQFNLEKASDIIVEKVEEFIGRIGKARLVLVDLSQGSKILSLVKTKAAQKNIDSNKFFTFVGDITRLHSQRGLHCNVIANAANWRLKPGGGGVNAAIFKAAGSALEIATKEKAVSLSPGKSVVVPLPSSSPLFAREGVTHVIHVLGPNMNPMRPDCLKDDYVQGCKILREAYSSLFEGFVSIVRSHGVASIHNSGRPLESGGFQEVIPTNDDQKAKREADYESERSKKYKGLRLDLKSGASSLMDEEKIQDKSVNMTKSWASWAQALHDVAMHPNKHKNVILEISDDVLVMNDAYPKAQRHLLVLARVDGLDSIADICREHVPLLKTMHAVGLKWAVKFLNENKSLSFRLGYHSVPSMRQLHLHVISQDFDSIHLKNKKHWNSFTTPFFLDSVVVIKELEDVGRVTLKDDKCLAMELRCHRCRSAHPNIPRLKSHISSCQAPFSADLLQNGRLVSSTV; encoded by the exons ATGATGGAGTCGATGGAAATTGATCGAGAAAAAGCACCGTTTACAG GGGAAGAAAATAAGGAAACCAAGCCAATCGTAGTAGTATTGGTGGGCCTGCCTGGAAGTGGGAAATCTACTTTTAGTGATGAAGTCATGAGAATTTCTTCCCGTCCCTGGGCTCGTGTTTGCCAG GATACTATTAATAATGGTAAGTCTGGGACAAAAATTCAGTGTCTGTCAGTTGCAGCTACTGCTTTAAAGGATGGTAAGAGTGTGTTTATAGATAGATGCAACATTGATAGAGAACAGCGGGCGGACTTTCTGAAGCTTGGTGGCCAACAGACGGAGAAACATGCTGTCGTGCTTGATCATCCAGCCAAGCTTTGTATTTCTCGTTCTGTGAAGCGTACCGGACATGAAGGCAACTTACAAGGTGGGAAAGCTGCTGCTGTTGTGAATCAAATGGTGCCAAAGAAAGAACTTCCTAAACTGAGTGAAGGGTTTGACCGAATTACATTTTGTCACGATGAAAGGGATGTCAAAGAAGCTGTCAATGTGTATGGTTCACTCAGTCCATTAGATTCTCTTCCTTCTGGCTGTTTTGGACAGAAGAAGTCAGATGCCAAGATTCAACTAGGGATAatgaaatttcttaaaaaagtaGATCCTTCTGGTAATGCTGGATCTGATCCAACTGTCCGTCAGAAGTGTAGCCCGAACAAACTATCTGTGGGAGAGGATACTGTCCTGCAGAGAAGCAAAATGGATTCTGCTGCTCTCGAGAAGGTGGGAAAAAGTAATGAATTGGACATTACCTCTACTTCTGGTGCCAATTCTGCCAACAGTATTCCCACTTTGGCATTTCCATCTATTTCTACTGCAGACTTTCAATTCAATCTTGAGAAGGCATCTGACATTATTGTTGAGAAAGTTGAGGAATTTATCGGTAGGATTGGGAAGGCTAGACTTGTTTTAGTAGATCTGTCGCAGGGATCAAAAATATTGTCCCTGGTTAAGACTAAAGCTGCACAAAAGAACATTGACTCCAATAAGTTCTTTACATTTGTTGGAGATATAACTCGACTACATTCTCAGAGAGGCTTACACTGTAATGTTATTGCTAATGCTGCCAACTG GCGTTTAAAACCAGGAGGTGGGGGGGTAAATGCTGCTATCTTCAAAGCTGCAGGTTCTGCACTAGAAATTGCAACCAAAGAAAAGGCTGTGTCCCTTAGTCCTGGAAAATCAGTTGTTGTGCCACTTCCTTCATCTTCTCCATTGTTTGCTAGGGAAGGTGTAACCCATGTCATTCATGTTCTTGGACCAAATATGAACCCCATGAGACCTGATTGTCTTAAAGATGACTATGTTCAGGGATGCAAGATACTTCGTGAAGCTTATTCATCTCTCTTTGAAGggtttgtttctatagttaGGTCCCATGGAGTAGCCTCTATACACAACAGTGGAAGACCATTAGAATCTGGAGGATTCCAAGAGGTAATCCCTACTAATGATGATCAGAAGGCCAAAAGGGAAGCTGATTATGAATCTGAAAGGAGCAAAAAGTATAAGGGACTCCGACTGGACCTTAAATCTGGTGCCAGCAGCTTGATGGATGAGGAAAAAATCCAGGATAAAAGCGTGAACATGACCAAGTCCTGGGCGTCATGGGCACAAGCCCTTCATGATGTTGCTATGCATCCCAACAAGCACAAGAATGTTATTCTTGAGATATCAGATGATGTTTTAGTGATGAATGATGCTTATCCAAAG GCTCAGCGGCACCTCTTAGTATTAGCGCGGGTTGATGGTCTCGACAGCATTGCTGATATATGTAGAGAGCACGTCCCATTGTTGAAGACAATGCATGCTGTTGGCTTGAAATGGGCAGTAAAGTTCCtcaatgaaaataaatctttgTCATTTCGCCTTGGATACCACTCG GTCCCTTCAATGCGTCAATTGCACCTTCATGTAATTAGCCAGGATTTCGACTCCATCCATCTGAAGAACAAGAAGCATTGGAACTCATTCACCACTCCATTCTTCCTTGATTCAGTAGTTGTGATAAAGGAACTCGAAGATGTTGGACGTGTTACATTGAAAGACGACAAGTGCCTGGCAATGGAGCTGCGGTGCCACCGGTGTCGAAGTGCACATCCAAATATACCTCGCCTCAAATCACATATTAGCTCTTGTCAAGCCCCATTTTCTGCTGATCTACTCCAAAATGGCCGGCTTGTCTCTTCCACAG TGTAG
- the LOC105174593 gene encoding transcription factor bHLH140 isoform X2 translates to MMESMEIDREKAPFTGEENKETKPIVVVLVGLPGSGKSTFSDEVMRISSRPWARVCQDTINNGKSGTKIQCLSVAATALKDGKSVFIDRCNIDREQRADFLKLGGQQTEKHAVVLDHPAKLCISRSVKRTGHEGNLQGGKAAAVVNQMVPKKELPKLSEGFDRITFCHDERDVKEAVNVYGSLSPLDSLPSGCFGQKKSDAKIQLGIMKFLKKVDPSGNAGSDPTVRQKCSPNKLSVGEDTVLQRSKMDSAALEKVGKSNELDITSTSGANSANSIPTLAFPSISTADFQFNLEKASDIIVEKVEEFIGRIGKARLVLVDLSQGSKILSLVKTKAAQKNIDSNKFFTFVGDITRLHSQRGLHCNVIANAANWRLKPGGGGVNAAIFKAAGSALEIATKEKAVSLSPGKSVVVPLPSSSPLFAREGVTHVIHVLGPNMNPMRPDCLKDDYVQGCKILREAYSSLFEGFVSIVRSHGVASIHNSGRPLESGGFQEVIPTNDDQKAKREADYESERSKKYKGLRLDLKSGASSLMDEEKIQDKSVNMTKSWASWAQALHDVAMHPNKHKNVILEISDDVLVMNDAYPKAQRHLLVLARVDGLDSIADICREHVPLLKTMHAVGLKWAVKFLNENKSLSFRLGYHSVPSMRQLHLHVISQDFDSIHLKNKKHWNSFTTPFFLDSVVVIKELEDVGRVTLKDDKCLAMELRCHRCRSAHPNIPRLKSHISSCQAPFSADLLQNGRLVSSTGTDF, encoded by the exons ATGATGGAGTCGATGGAAATTGATCGAGAAAAAGCACCGTTTACAG GGGAAGAAAATAAGGAAACCAAGCCAATCGTAGTAGTATTGGTGGGCCTGCCTGGAAGTGGGAAATCTACTTTTAGTGATGAAGTCATGAGAATTTCTTCCCGTCCCTGGGCTCGTGTTTGCCAG GATACTATTAATAATGGTAAGTCTGGGACAAAAATTCAGTGTCTGTCAGTTGCAGCTACTGCTTTAAAGGATGGTAAGAGTGTGTTTATAGATAGATGCAACATTGATAGAGAACAGCGGGCGGACTTTCTGAAGCTTGGTGGCCAACAGACGGAGAAACATGCTGTCGTGCTTGATCATCCAGCCAAGCTTTGTATTTCTCGTTCTGTGAAGCGTACCGGACATGAAGGCAACTTACAAGGTGGGAAAGCTGCTGCTGTTGTGAATCAAATGGTGCCAAAGAAAGAACTTCCTAAACTGAGTGAAGGGTTTGACCGAATTACATTTTGTCACGATGAAAGGGATGTCAAAGAAGCTGTCAATGTGTATGGTTCACTCAGTCCATTAGATTCTCTTCCTTCTGGCTGTTTTGGACAGAAGAAGTCAGATGCCAAGATTCAACTAGGGATAatgaaatttcttaaaaaagtaGATCCTTCTGGTAATGCTGGATCTGATCCAACTGTCCGTCAGAAGTGTAGCCCGAACAAACTATCTGTGGGAGAGGATACTGTCCTGCAGAGAAGCAAAATGGATTCTGCTGCTCTCGAGAAGGTGGGAAAAAGTAATGAATTGGACATTACCTCTACTTCTGGTGCCAATTCTGCCAACAGTATTCCCACTTTGGCATTTCCATCTATTTCTACTGCAGACTTTCAATTCAATCTTGAGAAGGCATCTGACATTATTGTTGAGAAAGTTGAGGAATTTATCGGTAGGATTGGGAAGGCTAGACTTGTTTTAGTAGATCTGTCGCAGGGATCAAAAATATTGTCCCTGGTTAAGACTAAAGCTGCACAAAAGAACATTGACTCCAATAAGTTCTTTACATTTGTTGGAGATATAACTCGACTACATTCTCAGAGAGGCTTACACTGTAATGTTATTGCTAATGCTGCCAACTG GCGTTTAAAACCAGGAGGTGGGGGGGTAAATGCTGCTATCTTCAAAGCTGCAGGTTCTGCACTAGAAATTGCAACCAAAGAAAAGGCTGTGTCCCTTAGTCCTGGAAAATCAGTTGTTGTGCCACTTCCTTCATCTTCTCCATTGTTTGCTAGGGAAGGTGTAACCCATGTCATTCATGTTCTTGGACCAAATATGAACCCCATGAGACCTGATTGTCTTAAAGATGACTATGTTCAGGGATGCAAGATACTTCGTGAAGCTTATTCATCTCTCTTTGAAGggtttgtttctatagttaGGTCCCATGGAGTAGCCTCTATACACAACAGTGGAAGACCATTAGAATCTGGAGGATTCCAAGAGGTAATCCCTACTAATGATGATCAGAAGGCCAAAAGGGAAGCTGATTATGAATCTGAAAGGAGCAAAAAGTATAAGGGACTCCGACTGGACCTTAAATCTGGTGCCAGCAGCTTGATGGATGAGGAAAAAATCCAGGATAAAAGCGTGAACATGACCAAGTCCTGGGCGTCATGGGCACAAGCCCTTCATGATGTTGCTATGCATCCCAACAAGCACAAGAATGTTATTCTTGAGATATCAGATGATGTTTTAGTGATGAATGATGCTTATCCAAAG GCTCAGCGGCACCTCTTAGTATTAGCGCGGGTTGATGGTCTCGACAGCATTGCTGATATATGTAGAGAGCACGTCCCATTGTTGAAGACAATGCATGCTGTTGGCTTGAAATGGGCAGTAAAGTTCCtcaatgaaaataaatctttgTCATTTCGCCTTGGATACCACTCG GTCCCTTCAATGCGTCAATTGCACCTTCATGTAATTAGCCAGGATTTCGACTCCATCCATCTGAAGAACAAGAAGCATTGGAACTCATTCACCACTCCATTCTTCCTTGATTCAGTAGTTGTGATAAAGGAACTCGAAGATGTTGGACGTGTTACATTGAAAGACGACAAGTGCCTGGCAATGGAGCTGCGGTGCCACCGGTGTCGAAGTGCACATCCAAATATACCTCGCCTCAAATCACATATTAGCTCTTGTCAAGCCCCATTTTCTGCTGATCTACTCCAAAATGGCCGGCTTGTCTCTTCCACAGGTACTGATTTCTAG